CTGCAATTACTAAAAGTATATTTGTGTGTCTCTCTTttgttattcaattttttttaaaaaaagtagcTTTACGTCTTCCTTTTTAGTCAAAGATAAGTGCTTTACCTAAAGTTACTAAAGGCTCAAGTTAGCTGGGATAATGAATTTTGAGCGTGTTATTTTGGATTGCAACAACCTCTTGGCTATTGGTTGCGAAATAAATTATTCCATGTAATCGTATATGacgtataattttaattattaattataataaatttatataaaatttatcatgtcaataaatataataaaattattgtacatgcaagaattgtaatttaaaataTTCTATTGCAAATTAATTCTGCTTTGATGTCTAACTTACGAGGACTAGACCACAGAATAGATAGGTAAAAACAGAGCAATGAGCATAATTAATTACCCTTATATAGGCTCTCCACATGAATTTCTATTAGGATTAGAAGTCTGTAGTTAAGtagaattataaattcattttattGGTTGAATCTTTATATAGATGAGATTCTGATCTCGGTAGAGAATTCTGATCCTTAAAAGTAATTCGAGTATCACTAGTATAATTAGGCGAATGATTTTTTTGTGAGAGTATGATATAGTTGATTGGTTCTAATTATTCGTTATCCGTTACTTGACTCTTATGATTATTTCGGTGGTTGTAATATCATAAATCATTAATATTTTTAAGTCAAGCAACTCATCAGATGGATTGaactattattatatttaatatttacatatatagattaatttttgtaacTAGTGGTTAGTCCAATTTACTTTTTCTTTCTCAATTGGCTTGCATATAATGGATTTTTCTCCTGCTCGAACTATCCCATGACCCATTCATAATTAAATAGAATTCTAAAAATACAAAGACGAATGTTGACAGATAGTCTATCAAATAATATCCTTCCtatgaaaattaataataaataatttaattttgtcaATATTTCCATTTATAATATGTGGATGCAAATGTTAACATTTagatattatatttataaattataaaattaaaaaaaaaaattcaagaagtTTCTATATCATTGTacctaaaatttaatatttaatttcaaaaatattttaaattttattataggcATCTCTAATGTAAACTTGACTTACATGAAAATgagttattattaattattaaattaaatatttgtatttaaatttatataaaattaattaaaaaatatatataatgaattcataaatccTAATACAGATATTTATCAAATAattgttaaatttattattaaatgaaataGAAAGAATAAAAATTTTGTTGATAATTAggtatgataaaaaaaattgtgaaaagctctttattttttttttaatatttttttatatcacaCTTTGGGAATTACTTGTACCACAACTTCATAATGACTacatttaaggaaaaaaaaagtttttttttttaattttttttaatgtgtaTATGTGCAcccattaaaattcatttaatacactttactaatatccaaaattaaaattttaataataaatacacTCCACTAAAGGTGCATTCatcattaaaattgtaattttccaCATTAGAGAAGcacattaaataaattttaatgaatataaaTAGTGTATTAAGATTGCATATTTGCATGCATTAGAAAAAatacatatttttttaataatgtatATACtacttttttattcatttttatttgtcattttttaaaaattattttattaataattatctatCTTTAGAGAAAATTAAGTagtattgattttattttctaattttatttttttctcttctaaagacaataattattttatataatttcttaaaactaattttaacatatttttctctattttaatTAGGTTAGGTAaaagataatttaattaaattaaaaaatattttattataatttaggtaaatttactgttcttttaattatcatatgaATGATAAGTAAAAGTGGATATTAATCAAGTTTaatgaaaaaaacaaaaaaaaaaaaaattacacccGCCGTGAAAATTAGGGCCGCAACAAAAGTAGGATAAGGTTAAAGACTCAAAGGTGGGAGCCCATTAGAATTTAGAGCGTCCACAGCTGGGCCCAGGCGACTTTCATGGCTAAGTGTTCGCTGAAATTGTGGAGGTCTGTAACCGACTCTGTTTTAGATGATCCGTAGCAACTTCAGCTTCTAGTTCTTGCATCATTGAAGCATCCGATTACTGATTCTCTGGCGTAGGTGCGATTTCTTAAGCTTCTTCATATGTATGCTATTACTGATCCTTATTACCCTCTCTGGATTTTCCTTTGGATTTGTAAATCACCAGTTTCTAGCCTCCTTTGGCAGCTCTCTTTCTCGATGCTTTTCATTTTCACTAGCAACCTCTAATTTTGTTGATCTTTATTTTTTTCCTTCATCGAAACAGAAAATTTGTCTTAATTAGTGGAATTTAAGGTGTGATTATAGagagtaaaaattaaaaaaaaatgatttgcaATAGCCATGCTTAGTTAATTAATTTTGctgtattttccttttttttattatttgttaaaatttgttTCGTGCAATTAAATTATTGCCTTGATCTATTGGTAAGTCTAAATTTGGAGTATTTCATCTATGAACATAAAGAAAGCAAATTGTATGTTTTTATTCTCCATGCAGGAAAGACGCCTTTTGAGGTTTAGTGAATTGTTGAATCATCCATTTAAGTCCTATGTAAGTGTTCTGATGTTCATATTAATTTATCTTCATTACTTTATCTTGTGCAGTTAATTTTTATTGGTACCATTTGGATTAGCTGATCGATGTTAGATGTTGTCTTATTTGCTAGAGTAATTCTTGCAAGTTATAGCTATATATAGGAGCTTTTCACCTGCTAAAATTGCATCTGGGTGGCAAGAATTTGATTAAATGTAAAATTTAGTATAATGtggtaaaaatattattatagatGAATCTATTaatattagaaatattaaatgtaataaaagaaaataaatttttaaataaattaattaaataaattaaataataaaattaatatttaaatatttaaatttaatatataaatattttttataatatttattattaattagtatattattagtttaatttatttaattttgatttaataatataaataatattttttcttttaGCTTCTTACGTAGTTTTCTTGTATATATATCAAATTATCCAATTGATGTGCAGGAAAGATGCAGTTGAATATTAGTAAGGAGTTAAGGTGCTGGTGTTTCGGAAACCACATGCTTCTTGTTTTGAGGCTGTTCATAttcttgagatcattgaataaataaaatagatGAAACCAATGTAATAGGTGTAACTATAATGAGGTGTGGTCTCAGTTGATACTCAAATCAGGGTATTAAAGACagtaaataaaattatgatttttatatttctGAGTCTTCTTTTGCATTACAAACTGTTATGTTTCTCATTTATCCGCACATTTCTATCTTTCATTTAAATTTAGGGCGGATGAGGAACCTGTTGATCAAAAGAAGTATCTTGAGGATTCCTGCAAGCCTAAATGTGTGAAGCCTCTGATTGAATATGAGGTGAAgtgattttattttgaaacttGTCCATATGATTCATGTGTAAATGTAGTTATCTTCTTgaatgtttatgaatggaaagatACGGCTTTATTTGTAACCCTATTGAAAGTTTTTAGGTTCTTTTATACAAATTATTGATCATAGATTTCTGTAGGTGATTCCTGAAGTTGCATCTGAGAACAATAGTGGCTATTACATTGCTGAAATGTGAAAGCTAATAATATGAtgtaaattgtgatttaaattttacaAATATGATTAGCAAGTAATACAAAGGTGACAAGTTTGTTCATTAATTAAAAGATAATAGTAAGTACAATAGCCTTGAAGCTTAACTGTTTTGTTTTAAAATGATAAttgttttctcttcttcttcttcttcttttttttatttattaattgaaGTCTTGTCATCACGGACATTTATCTCTACGGGTGCAGCACATGGATAACTTTTGGCTATATTAGCTGAAATTTAAAACCATTTCATTGACTAATTACTGCTGAATGGAAAGATTATCTTTAACTAGCAGGAAATATTTTTTCCTTGAGGATATGATTCTATGCCACTGAAGGGATAATTCTGTTTCACTTATTACAGGCATGTATTAAGAGGATTGAAGGTGATGAACCTGGGCAAAAACACTGTACAGGGCAGTACTTTGACTACTTATTTTGTATTGATAGATGTGTAAGTCTTCATTCGTTGTTTAAAAATTTCTACATTATTGGCCTAGCTCAGCCACTGAATTTGGCATTTTCGCTATGCAGGTTGCTCCGGTGCTATTCTCAAAACTGAAGTAACTGGAAGTCCCTTCGGACATCTCTTTCTCATGTCTCTTCGGACATCTCTTTCTCATTCTGTCAGTATGCTTTACGAACAGCTGGTTTTAGTCCAATCTTTAGTTGGCTTATTTGAAGCAGCTTTTGATTGACTTGGAATAAAGGAAGATGTCTTGAATTTTGATGTGCAACATGTTGCAGTTCATTTCATAAAAAAGGGATAATGTAGAAGAATGATTGATGATAAAcgattaacatttaaataatgtTTATGATTCTTTCCTGTTATAATTCATGGTGGTGGCAGATACTTACATTTGTTACTTAAATATCCCTTTTAGGATGTGTCCGATAGAAGATTAAAAAGTAAAGAATTAAGTATTATTTTTGTAAGTTTTAATTTAGACTAAAAAGATTAATATTTAATTCATCTGGAATGTATAAAATGAGGTGAATCTATTTAAGCATTCAAATAACATTAATAAGaggttaaaaattataaaaataatagttaTCTTTTATTAATATCGTACACTTGGTCTTCTTCATTACTTAAAAAGCTTATACTAAAATTCACATTAAGAAGCTCTAGGCTGTAAATTTCTCTCTGATTCATATAGTTAATATTTGTGGTTTTCTTTCTTTACATTTGTCAatcttgatttttatttttttctcaaaGGCTAGTTCCATTGGCCAATGTGCACGTGATAGATAACTTGctcattttaataattataaattttagattactagatgttaaaattataacataatttataagtattatacatttttgaaaatttaatcCAAAATTATTTAGAGAGGATAAAATGAATTCATATAGCTGAtctcaaatttttaatataaaagtttaatttagttgaattgagatgttaaaattaaatgaatgaataaataaataaataaagaaaagcccAATATGAAAAACGTTGGCAAGGGTATAATCGGTACATCAAAGAAACAAATGAATCAAACCGAGTTATCTGCCAGCACTCTAGACTACCTAGTTAATTTCTTGAGCCCGTTTTAGCCCAAGAACTCAGGCCTAGCGAAGCCAAGCCCAGACTGAGGTCGAACTGTTGACGAATCTTGTCTGCTTTGTATTAGCTGGAAGTCAGTATGCTGCAAAATCCCAGTAGCAGCTTCATTGCATCATTGAAGGAGCCACCGATTTCTGTTTCTTTAGAGAAGGTATTTTTATCATCAGTTTTACTTTCAGCTTTTGATTGTTCTATACAATTATTATCTTCAATAATTTCCTCGTTTTCATAATTTCTGCTCAATTTAATGGTGTGTTTCTTCTTCAGATTTGCAATCAATCTCCAAAATTTACGTTTCCTTGCTCATTTTTCCATTTCCTTTTGCAAAGGTAATCAAACTCTGGTTCTGTTAATTATGTGGttctattttttttccttttcaaatGATGGAAACTGAAATTTGTGTTCAAGTTGTAATTCTTGAAATTAGAAAAATTATAGATGTTTCTGAATATGAAGAGTTTTTGGAAACATATGGCGTTTTGTTATTGAATTTTGGTTTTCACTAATTGATTGGTTGCTTTTATTGCATTATAGAGGAGGTAAATCAGAGTCTTGCTTAATGAACAGATAGCAAAATAGTCCATTTGATAATTGGTATGAATAATGGTGTTCCCTGTGCAGGAATACACACTAGTTCATGATAAATAACTCTTACAATTGGTTGCATCAGCGAATTTAACTAGATATGCTTTATTCTGGTTTAAATGGGGCATAAATCATACATCATTGGCTTCTATAGAGCCAAAAGTGTACACTAGATAGGGTTTTAAGGAAACAGGTTCTTGGGTATGATCTATTTTCTTTTGTAAAACAAGTAATGGAAGGGAATTTATCACAAGGAAGTATGATTCCTGGGGGGACTCCATTTGGAGGCCTTGACTTGCAAGGATCCATGAGAGTTCATCAGCAAGCGCAGCACCAGCATTCTATACACCATCAGCCTCATCCTCTGCATCGCCAAGGGTCTTCTGTACATCCTTCAATTCATGAGGGTTTTCCCCTCACAGTGGGAACCATGCACAATTCTGATCAAGCCATTTCCATGACTGATTACAATAAGGGAGATAAGGGGAAAAATTCAGCAAGTGATGAGGATGAGCCAAGCTATACTGAAGATGGTGCTGATGGTCACGATGACACAAGCAGAGGGAAAAAGGGATCACCATGGCAGCGTGTTAAGTGGACTGATAAAATGGTGAGGCTTTTGATAACTGCTGTGTCTTACATAGGAGAGGATGCAACTTCAGATTGTGGTGGTGGCATGAGAAGGAAATTTGCAGTTTTACAGAAAAAGGGCAAGTGGAAATCAATTTCAAAGGTCATGGCTGAAAGGGGTCACCATGTTTCACCCCAGCAGTGTGAGGATAAATTCAATGACCTTAACAAAAGGTATAAAAAGCTAAACGATATGCTTGGCAGGGGCACTTCATGCCAAGTTGTGGAGAATCCAGCGCTACTGGATGTTATAGATTATttaacagaaaaagagaaagaggatgTTATGAAAATACTAAGCTCGAAGCATCTATTTTATGAAGAGATGTGTTCATATCATAATGGAAACAGATTGCATCTGCCTCATGATCCAGCATTACAGCGTTCCTTGCAGTTGGCTCTTAGAAGTAAAGATGATCATGATAGTGATGATGTGAGAAAGCATCAACATGATGATCTTGATGAAGATGATCAAGAAGTGGAAACCGATGATCATGATGAACTAGAGGAGAATCAACCTCCACATGGGGATAGCAGGGGAAAAACACTGTACAGGGCACTACTTTGACTACTTATTTTTTATTGATAGATGTGTAAGTCTTCATTCGTTGTTTAAAAATTTCTACATTATTGGCCTAGCTCAGCCACTGAATTTGGCATTTTCGCTATGCAGGTTGCTCCGGTGCTGTTCTCAAAACTGAAGTAACTGGAAGTCCCTTCGGACATCTCTCTCATTCTGTCAGTATGCTTTACGAACAGCTGGTTTTAGTCCAATCTTTAGTTGGCTTATTTGAAGCAGCTTTTGATTGACTTGGAATAAAGGAAGATGTCTTGAATTTTGATGTGCAACATGTTGCAGTTCATTTCATAGAAAAGGGATAATGTAGAAGAATGATCGATGATAAAcgattaacatttaaataatgtTTATGATTCTTTCCTGTTATAATTCATGGTGGTGGCAGATACTTACATTTGTTACTTGAATTTCCCTTTTAGGATGTGTCGAGGATGTGTCCGATAGAAGTTAAAAAGTAAAGAATTAAGtattatttttgtaaattttaatttagacTAAAAAGATTAATATTTAATTCATCAGGTATAAAATGAGGTGAATCTATTTAAGCATTCAAATAACATAAATAAGagattaaaaattataagaataatagtTATCATTTGTTAATATCATGCACTTAGTCTTCCTCGTTACTTAAAAAGCTTATACTAAAATTCACATTAAGAAGCTCTAGGCTGTAAATTTCTCTCTGATTCATATAGTTAATATTTGTGGTTTTCTCTCTTTACATTCGTCtatcttgatttttaatttttctcaaagGTTAATTTAATTGGCCAATGCGCACGTTATAGATAACTtgcttattttaataattataaattttagattACTAGATGTTAAAATTACAACATAATTTATAAGTATTACATATTTTTTaggatttaatttaaaattatttagagaggaaaaaataaattcatatagttaattctaaatttttgaaataaaaatttagttgagtTCAGACActaaaattaaatgaatgaataaataaataaataaaagcccAATATGAAAAACGTTGGTAAGGGTGTAATCGGTACATCAAAGAAACAAATGAATCAAACTGAGTTATCTACCAGCACTCTAGACTACATAGTTAATTTCTTGAGCCCGTTTTAGCCCAAGAACTCAGGCCTAGCGAAGCCAAGCCCAGACTGAGGTCTAACTGTTGAAGAATCTTGTCTGCTTTGTATTAGCTGGAAGTCGGTATGCTGCAAAATCCCAGTAGCAGCTTCATTGCATCATTGAAGGAGCCACCGATTTCTGTTTCTTTAGAGAAGGTATTTTTATCATCAGTTTTACTTTCAGCTTTTGATTGTTCTATACAATTATTGTCTTCAATATTTCCTCGTTTTCATAATTTCTGCTCAATTTAATGGTGTGTTTCTTCTTCAGATTTACAATCAATCTCCAAAATTTACGTTTCCTTGCTCATTTTTCCATTTCCTTTTGCAAAGTTAATCAAACTCTGGCTCTGTTAATTATGTATTTCTATTTTTTGTTTCCTTTTCAAATGACGGAAACTGAAATTTGTGTTCAAGTTGTAATTCTTGAAATTAGAAAAATTATAGATGTTTCTGAATATGAAGAGTTTTTGGAAACATATGGCGTTTTGTTATTGAATTTTGGTTTTCACTAATTGATTGGTTGCTTTTATTGCATTATAGAGGAGGTAAATCAGAGTCTTGCTTAATGAACAGATAGCAAAATAGTTCATTTGATATTTGGTATGAATAATGGTGTTCCCTGTGCAGGAATACACACTAGTTCATGATAAATAACTCTTACATTGGTTGCATCAGCGAATTTAACTGGGTATGCTTTATTCTGGTTTAAATGGGGCATAAATCATACATCATTGGCTTCTATAGAGCCCAAAGTGTACACTAGATAGGGTTTTAAGGAAACAGGTTCTTGGGTATGATCTATTTTCTTTTGTAAAACAAGTAATGGAAGGGAATTTATCACAAGGAAGTATGATTCCTGGGGGGACTCCATTTGGAGGCCTTGACTTGCAAGGATCCATGAGAGTTAATCAGCAAGCGCAGCACCAGCATTCTATACACCATCAGCCTCATCCTCTGCATCGCCAAGGGTCTTCTGTACATCCTTCAATTCATGAGGGTTTTCCCCTCACAGTGGGAACCATGCACAATTCTGATCAAACCATTTCCATGACTGATTACAATAAGGGAGATAAGGGGAAAAATTCAGCAAGTGATGAGGATGAGCCAAGCTATACTGAAGATGGTGCTGATGGTCACAATGACACAAGTAGAGGGAAAAAGGGATCACCATGGCAGCGTGTTAAGTGGACTGATAAAATGGTGAGGCTTTTAATAACTGCTGTGTCTTACATAGGAGAGGATGCAACTTCAGATTGTGGTGGTGGCATGAGAAGGAAATTTGCAGTTTTACAGAAAAAGGGCAAGTGGAAATCAATTTCAAAGGTCATGGCTGAAAGGGGTCACCATGTTTCACCCCAGCAGTGTGAGGATAAATTCAATGATCTTAACAAAAGGTATAAAAAGCTAAACGATATGCTTGGCAGGGGCACTTCATGCCAAGTTGTGGAGAATCCAGCACTACTGGATGTTATAGATTATttaacagaaaaagagaaagaggatgTTAGGAAAATATTAAGCTCGAAGCATCTATTTTATGAAGAGATGTGTTCATATCATAATGGAAACAGATTGCATCTGCCTCATGATCCAGCATTACAGCGTTCCTTGCAGTTGGCTCTTAGAAGTAAAGATGATCATGATAGTGATGATGTGAGAAAGCATCAACATGATGATCTTGATGAAGATGATCAAGAAGTGGAAACCGATGATCATGATGAACTAGAGGAGAGTCAACCTCCACATGGGGATAGCAGGGGAATGCATGGGGTCTTAGGGGTCTCTATGAAAAGGTTGAGACAAGGCCAGGGCCTTGAAGATGCTTGTTTTGGGAATTCATCTCAGGATGGTGGTAAAGGTTCCTATTCCCATTTGCAGAATGCCCAAGTTGATATAAATCAAGTCTcatctgaaagtacaagagcagcaTGGTTACAGAAGCAATGGATGGAATCTCGTATGGTTCAGTTAGAAGAGCAGAAGCTACAAATTCAACATGAATCGTTGGAATTAGAAAAAGAGCGATTCAAGTGGCAAAGGTTTAGCTGGAAAAGAGACCGTGAACTGGAAAAGTTGAGGATGGAAAATGAGAGGATGAAGCTTGAGAATGAGCGAATGGTATTGGAGTTGAAGCGAAAAGAAATGGGTATTGATTTTAATTAGTTGTCTGGACCCTGGTTCTGTTCGATTTTGTTAAACACAACAGCTGGACTGGTGTGCGACTTTACCCGGGTTCTGTTTTTTGGTAAGCTGCCGTTGACTATAACTGCAATTCACTTAGGAGAGAGACTTTTGTTGGAAATGTTACTCCACCTGCATATATAATGTAAATTTAATATAGTGACGCTGACAATACCTTTAGCTGGTTGCATTTGTTTTTATTCTAGCGAATGGTATTGCATATGGTTGAAGATATTGTGGCCAGAATCTCTCATTTTATCATGCGTTTggcttctcttttcttttcttttcttttcttttctttcctttatcttttttttttctttttttttttctgtatcaTGTTTTATTAGGGTTTatgattgaagtttgaatatttggCACCAGCAAATATCATAGCGTCACATATTGAATTGCTGTACTTTTTAATGGTGTCTTAAATGTTTATGAATATTAaagtgatttttatttttatttttgtaaaaaaCAAAACTGTCCATACTTATTAGGCAGCTTTTTATGGATATAGTAATGGCAGAACCGAAGGTCACAAGCTATAGTGCAATGGCTTCCTAAGATGTTTgtataattattgttatttttttcttgaaatttaattagttttcttttgttttgttgACATTAGACATTGAATGCATTTCAATAACATTATGACCCAAGTTTATAAAATCATTCCCATGATTATTAATGGCACTACAAACAAGTATCTTCACTAGGTTATTTCTAGGGTTAGTTGTCAAAAAATTCTTTAAGTTtagtaatttttgtaattaaattctCAAGTTTGTATAATTgttaattgaattttttatatttaattgatgttttaaattgatcaaattgttCTAATATAACATCTACACTGATAATATGGCAGTTCAACTCCTATTAAGTATACGAACGGATTTTTGATAGTTTGATCAATTTGTGATATCAATCAAACATGAGGATTTAATTAGCAATTATGTAAACTTGAGGATTTAAGtacaaaattattaaatttcagaatttttttttacaattaaccCTTATCAATTGCATAAATTTGTCCTAAGTTAATTAAGAAAAGTAAATGATGCTTCTTGTTGATAGCATCTATTGCAGTGATAGTTCGTAACTGCAGAGGTCAAGTCATTGACGGAGTTGCTAAGAGAATTCATTGTGCTTCTCCTTTGGTAGGAGAAGCTAGAGCCATGTTGGAGGCAATTCGTTTAGCCATGAGGAAGGATTATATATCTTGTGTGTTTGAATCAGATTCTGCAGTACTTATTAATGCCATTCAGAATCATAAAGGCAGAATCCCATGGGAGATTCAAGCAACTTTACAAGCCATTAAAGCTCTCATTCCTAGATTTAGCAATATCAGCTTTTTCTGGGTTAATAGGAAACTCAATTCAGTTGCTGATTGTGTTGCTAGATTGTTTGCCTCTAATCTGCTACCTTGTAATTGGCTGAGTACCATGCCCATTTCTATTTTGAAGTGTATCTTGGCTGATGCCCCAGTGGCCATGTAATGCAATTtgcaattcaaaaaaaaaaaaatgatgcttCTTGTTTTTGACTTATTTCATTTTTTTGAATAATCACTAAACcaatttgttatatatatatggtaaaaGAAGGAACTCATCTTTGAGTCTCCCACCGTTAAAATACTGACGAATATTgcctgtattttttttttcaaatcatatttaatatagaatttgagaaattttatgtctatttttaaCAAAGTAAATTTTATGTTATAGATAATTACCATTGAAATACATTAATAATGATTCCTTTAAtggtaaaaataataaaatataaataaaagaaagacatcataaaattttaaagttttttattctattttatttttaaaaataaaaataatttagaataGAAAACAAAATTGGGCCAAACCCATTTATTCTCTTTGGCCCAACAAGCTTAGGTCCATCGGAGCCCAATCTGGAGTCTCAGGTCGAAGTTTCCAGTCAAAATGCAAATAGCAGTAGCAGGCAACAGCTTCGCCGTATTGTATCATTGAAGGCTTGAAGCTGCCGATTCCTGCTTCTCCAAGCGAGGTACCACTTCCTTTTGTTCTCTTTACTTTCAAGTTCTGTTCTTTTTTACCTTTACAATCGTCGATCTTTCTTTTCTTCGCATCATTTCTGCTCAATTTGATCTCCAGATTTAGAAATCTCTGTCTTAGAACTTTAGGTGtttctggattttttttttttccttaatttaatGGAAAGGTAAGCCTGTCTTAGAAGGTGCATTTTAAGTTGCGATTTATGAAATTGAAGACTTATTGCTGTATTCGATATGCAATGAACTAAATTTGCTATGGATTTGATCTGTTGATTGCGATAAATTGTGGCTTTGATCTATTGATTTGTTAATTTTGGTGCAATATAAGGGAAGGGAAGTAATTTGGAGTCTTGATATATAAGCATATAAAGCAAATTTTACTTGTATAAGGGAGGTTTATTAACATCTGTGCTTGAAATGATACTTTCAATGTGCAGGAAAGACTCCTTTGGCATTGAGCTAATTGTTGTGCCATTCTTTTGGTTTCTCAATGTGAGTATCCATATATTTAGATGAGAATGCTTCTAGTCTTTGAGCTTCTCATTGGAATTACATATATAAAATAGTTGTAATTGTCAAGTGTTATTGATTTTTTATGcttgtcattttttttttctgagcTACTATTTCTTGTACCATGTGCAATTTTAGCGGACCATTTCGTGATACTTCTTGATGCACAGATACTAGAACATGTTTAGTCAGACTATGCAACAAT
This is a stretch of genomic DNA from Hevea brasiliensis isolate MT/VB/25A 57/8 chromosome 12, ASM3005281v1, whole genome shotgun sequence. It encodes these proteins:
- the LOC131171331 gene encoding uncharacterized protein LOC131171331, which produces MEGNLSQGSMIPGGTPFGGLDLQGSMRVHQQAQHQHSIHHQPHPLHRQGSSVHPSIHEGFPLTVGTMHNSDQAISMTDYNKGDKGKNSASDEDEPSYTEDGADGHDDTSRGKKGSPWQRVKWTDKMVRLLITAVSYIGEDATSDCGGGMRRKFAVLQKKGKWKSISKVMAERGHHVSPQQCEDKFNDLNKRYKKLNDMLGRGTSCQVVENPALLDVIDYLTEKEKEDVMKILSSKHLFYEEMCSYHNGNRLHLPHDPALQRSLQLALRSKDDHDSDDVRKHQHDDLDEDDQEVETDDHDELEENQPPHGDSRGKTLYRALL
- the LOC110645272 gene encoding uncharacterized protein LOC110645272 yields the protein MEGNLSQGSMIPGGTPFGGLDLQGSMRVNQQAQHQHSIHHQPHPLHRQGSSVHPSIHEGFPLTVGTMHNSDQTISMTDYNKGDKGKNSASDEDEPSYTEDGADGHNDTSRGKKGSPWQRVKWTDKMVRLLITAVSYIGEDATSDCGGGMRRKFAVLQKKGKWKSISKVMAERGHHVSPQQCEDKFNDLNKRYKKLNDMLGRGTSCQVVENPALLDVIDYLTEKEKEDVRKILSSKHLFYEEMCSYHNGNRLHLPHDPALQRSLQLALRSKDDHDSDDVRKHQHDDLDEDDQEVETDDHDELEESQPPHGDSRGMHGVLGVSMKRLRQGQGLEDACFGNSSQDGGKGSYSHLQNAQVDINQVSSESTRAAWLQKQWMESRMVQLEEQKLQIQHESLELEKERFKWQRFSWKRDRELEKLRMENERMKLENERMVLELKRKEMGIDFN